The window TGCAAGCCCGCAAGTTTTAAATATAAATTAATTGCCGTAATTTGCAGCAATCCGTTCCAAAGCTGCCGCAGCTTTTTTAATTTCTTCTTTTGTGTTAAATGAAGAAAAACTGAACCGGACAATGCCCTGCTTTTCCGTGCCGAAACTTGTGTGAACAAGGGGTGCGCAGTGTGCTCCCGGTCTTGTAGCTATCGAATACTCTTCATCGAGAATACGGCTCACTTCTCCCGAAGGAATGTTTCCGAGGTTTATGCCGATTGAGGCCCCCGCTTCGGATTCGGTTGTTCCGTAAATTTTTATGTGCGGGATACCGTTTACGGCTTTTATAAATTCCTGCCGTAAATTTTTTAATTTTACGTTTATTTTTTCTATTCCCGTTTTAAGAATATAATTACAGCCCGCAGTAAGTCCCATAAAGGCGGGAACGTTCATTGTTCCCGCTTCAAAAATATCGGGCATTTCTTCCGGGTGCTTATGCTCGAAAGAATGAACTCCGCTGCCGCCTGAAAATACGGGTTTAAAATTAAAATCGCCGTTTACCGCAATTCCTCCCGTTCCCTGCGGACCGTATAAACCCTTATGCCCCGTAAAGCAAAAGATACTGTTTCCGTATTTTGAAATATCTATAGGAATTGTTCCTGCAGATTGGGAGGCATCTACAAGCATTATTAAATTATATTTTTTACAAACGGAATAAACATAGTCCAAATCGCAAATTGAGCCTGTTACGTTTGAACAATGGTTTACAATAACGGCTTTGGTGCGGGGTGTAACGGCGGCTTCCATATCATTGTAAAAAAGTTTTCCAGTTTCCGTATTAAACCCGATAAACGAAAGTTCCGCACCGCCTTCTTCAAGCTGATAAAGGGGGCGCAGTACCGAGTTATGTTCCAGTTTTGTTGTAATAATGCCGTCCGTACTTGAAAATAAACTTTTAATTACAAGATTAAGGGCGGCGGTCGCATTTTGGCAAAGGGCTATATTAAGCGGATTTTTGATATTAAATATCTTTGCAACGGCCGAGCGGGTTTTAAACAGTTCCGCAAGGGCGTTATGAGCCGAAGCATGAGCTCCGCGGCCCGGATTACCGAACCGTTCGGCAGAAATTCCTCTAAAAACTTCTTTTGCGACTTCTTTAGGTTTTTGCAAAGTCGTTGCGCCGTTGTCAAAGTAAATCATATTTTTCAGCAATCCTTTTTTTATTTTCGACGGTTAATTTATAAATTTCTTCATAAGGAATTTCGGCCACGTTTAAAAGTTCAGCCGTATTTTTGACGGCATCTTCTTTTACGCGCAGCACTAAACCGCAGCCTGCCGAAATTTCGGGCGGAAGAGGAATCAGCCTTGCCTCTTCTTTTCCTTTAACCGCAATTTCAGCTGCAATTGCATAGTGTGAAGACGAAAAAGAAAATACCGCAAATACTTCCGTGTTCATAAGGCGTTAATTTTTTTGTAAAACTAGGGACGTACAGTAAAATGGGTACGCATAATTTCTGTAATTCTGTACATATTTGTGGGGCTTCCCACTTGCAGTTTTTCTTTAACTCCGTAAAAATCCAAGCATAAACCGCATGAAAGAATTTCACAGCCTTGCGAAGCGAGGGCTTTTAAATCGTTTATTGTTTTTTCGTTTATTGTTGTAAGTTGGACACCCGAGTTATAACAAATAACGAATTTGGGTAAAATGTCCTGTTCGGTAAGCGCATAAATAAAACCTTCCAAAAGTTTTTTTCCGAAGGCCTCATCTCCCGAACCCATTTTATCGGAATTGATTACTACAGCGTAATCTCCAGTTCCCGTTTCCGGTACTGCAACCGGATTTTCAAGAAGCGTACATTTTTCACAACCTTCCATATCGAATAAAACCGTGTATTCCGCTTCTTTAATTTTAGTAATGTTGACTTTTATACCAAGCTGCTCCGCCATTTTTGAAAGATTTTGGGTAGCTATTTCGTTGTCCACTTTTACCAAGATGTTTTCTTTAGTTTTATTTTCACGAATTGCTTTTTTTGTCATAATGACCGGGATAGGACAAGCCTGACCCATACCGTTTACTTCTATCATAATTCTCTCCCGTTTTGAATATATGTAATTTTAATATATTTATAATATCATAAATAAAAAAAAAGATAAAGATGTAAGGAAATTTGAAAAGCCGAACTTGTATTGTTTTTTAATAAAAACCCCGCAAAAACCTTATCGGGCTTTGCGGGGTTTTAAAGCGGAGCGCCTTTAAAAATTCGATTGACTTTTTAAAGGCCGTTTTAATTTAAATATTTAATTTTATATATTTTCTTCGGATATATCCGTCTGTTCATTTACTATTTCTTGCGATTCGTATGTTTCTTCCGTAAACGGTTTATCGGTTTCTTTTTCTTCGATTTGTTCCTCAAAATCCGCCTGTTCTTCCATATCGTCGGAAGGTTTTCTGGAATGGCTTACGGTAAGACTTTTACCCCGGTAATAACTGTTATTTAATTTTTCGATAATTGTATCGGCTTCATCATTCATAACTTGAACGAAAGAATAATTATCCAAAATACGGATACCACCTATATGGTCCCGCGGGATACCTGCACCCTGAATAAGCAATGTTATAATATCTTTCGGAAAAATGCCTCTTTTTCTGCCTATTCCTATAAAAATGCTTGTAGCTCCGTCCTCAGGTAAAACTACACGAGGTTTAGGTATATGAGCCGATTTAAATCCCTGTTTAATCGCGGAACTGTGCATTCTGTTTCTAATATCTTTTTTTATCCCCGAAGCGGAACCGGTAAAACCCGCTTGTTTTATAAGGTAGGCGGCAACATAAGACCGCATCGTGAGCGGGACTGCTTTTTTAAAGATGCGTCGGTATTTATTTAATTCTTCGGGATTTTCTTTGGTTTTAATTGCTTCGACGGCATCTTTTAAATAAGAAATCAGTTGTTCTTCATTTTCGATAATAATTTTATTTAACACGATATATCTCCTAAGTCCTTATATTGCCATATAATGCAATTTTTGGCAAGCCCTTTGGAAATTCCGAAAGATAACATTTTAATCTTAATTTTAAAGTCTCAGGTGCCGATTTTCGATATTTTCGGGTTATATAAAAGTTTTGAAAACTTTTTTTCATATAATTACCTTGAAATTACGTAAGTTTTGAAGTATACTTATTTTTAAAGCAGAGGAAAACGATGAGTGAAAAACAAAAACACAAAACGGTAGTATTTTTACAAAAAAATTTAAACTATATAATTGCTCTTGCAGTTTTTTTATTTTTTACATTTTTCGGATTTTTAAAAGCGGGGAAAAACACCGAAAACGGTATTTATGATTTACTTCTTAGAATTAAACCTGAAGTGTCTGAACGAAATGACGTTCTTTTATTAAATATAGATGATTTTGCAATAGAACAGGTAGGTTCATGGCCTTGGCCGCGCGATATAATTGCCGATGCTTTGGTGCGTTTAAAAGAAGCCGGAGGAAAGGCTGCCGTATTCGATATTGAATATTTATCGGCAGGCAGAACGGGGGCAAACAGCGACTATGTTGAACATGATTTACCTAAAGAATATAAGGCGGTTAGAAACGAATTAAGCGAATAT is drawn from Treponema pedis and contains these coding sequences:
- a CDS encoding aminotransferase class V-fold PLP-dependent enzyme — translated: MIYFDNGATTLQKPKEVAKEVFRGISAERFGNPGRGAHASAHNALAELFKTRSAVAKIFNIKNPLNIALCQNATAALNLVIKSLFSSTDGIITTKLEHNSVLRPLYQLEEGGAELSFIGFNTETGKLFYNDMEAAVTPRTKAVIVNHCSNVTGSICDLDYVYSVCKKYNLIMLVDASQSAGTIPIDISKYGNSIFCFTGHKGLYGPQGTGGIAVNGDFNFKPVFSGGSGVHSFEHKHPEEMPDIFEAGTMNVPAFMGLTAGCNYILKTGIEKINVKLKNLRQEFIKAVNGIPHIKIYGTTESEAGASIGINLGNIPSGEVSRILDEEYSIATRPGAHCAPLVHTSFGTEKQGIVRFSFSSFNTKEEIKKAAAALERIAANYGN
- a CDS encoding DUF3343 domain-containing protein encodes the protein MNTEVFAVFSFSSSHYAIAAEIAVKGKEEARLIPLPPEISAGCGLVLRVKEDAVKNTAELLNVAEIPYEEIYKLTVENKKRIAEKYDLL
- the yedF gene encoding sulfurtransferase-like selenium metabolism protein YedF produces the protein MIEVNGMGQACPIPVIMTKKAIRENKTKENILVKVDNEIATQNLSKMAEQLGIKVNITKIKEAEYTVLFDMEGCEKCTLLENPVAVPETGTGDYAVVINSDKMGSGDEAFGKKLLEGFIYALTEQDILPKFVICYNSGVQLTTINEKTINDLKALASQGCEILSCGLCLDFYGVKEKLQVGSPTNMYRITEIMRTHFTVRP
- a CDS encoding DbpA RNA binding domain-containing protein, with the protein product MLNKIIIENEEQLISYLKDAVEAIKTKENPEELNKYRRIFKKAVPLTMRSYVAAYLIKQAGFTGSASGIKKDIRNRMHSSAIKQGFKSAHIPKPRVVLPEDGATSIFIGIGRKRGIFPKDIITLLIQGAGIPRDHIGGIRILDNYSFVQVMNDEADTIIEKLNNSYYRGKSLTVSHSRKPSDDMEEQADFEEQIEEKETDKPFTEETYESQEIVNEQTDISEENI